Proteins encoded by one window of Lathyrus oleraceus cultivar Zhongwan6 chromosome 1, CAAS_Psat_ZW6_1.0, whole genome shotgun sequence:
- the LOC127103528 gene encoding uncharacterized protein LOC127103528 — MERYFLKYVHRKKEIEFLELEQRNSIVVEYAARFEELVKFCPYYNGVATKASKCFKFENGLCPEIKQGLGYQQIWWFLELVNKCRIYNEDIRAWSSHYKSMNEKTGKQLNRGKLYSSIADKGKHKVSQGKNPSGGGTPASIKCYRCGGAGHDVNECKSDEKINVDFKTNVPNCYNCGEPSHINTHYQKPKKAQFGGKVFAQTGSQTTSSDRLIRGTYC, encoded by the coding sequence ATGGAGCGTTACTTTCTAAAATACGTGCATAGGAAGAAAGAGATCGAGTTTCTAGAGCTAGAACAAAGGAATTCTATTGTTGTTGAGTATGCTGCCAGGTTCGAGGAACTTGTGAAGTTTTGTCCATATTATAATGGTGTAGCTACAAAGGCTTCTAAATGCTTTAAGTTTGAGAATGGGTTGTGTCCTGAGATCAAGCAGGGCCTTGGTTATCAACAGATTTGGTGGTTTCTGGAACTGGTGAACAAATGCAGGATTTATAATGAAGACATCAGGGCTTGGTCTTCCCATTATAAAAGTATGAATGAAAAGACGGGAAAGCAATTGAATCGTGGAAAACTATATAGTTCTATAGCTGACAAAGGGAAACATAAGGTTTCACAGGGTAAAAATCCAAGTGGGGGAGGGACTCCTGCTTCTATCAAATGTTATAGGTGTGGTGGTGCAGGACATGATGTCAATGAATGCAAGAGTGATGAAAAGATTAATGTTGATTTCAAGACTAATGTGCCAAATTGTTACAACTGTGGGGAACCTAGTCACATCAACACCCACTATCAAAAGCCAAAGAAAGCTCAATTTGGAGGGAAAGTGTTTGCACAGACAGGATCTCAGACTACTAGTTCCGATAGGTTGATTCGAGGTACATATTGTTGA